A single window of uncultured Methanospirillum sp. DNA harbors:
- a CDS encoding tetratricopeptide repeat protein yields MNYFCSSPRICRAVALSWLILLLSVLLTGCMSTGEWKEKGQKDFQNGKYSEAISAYDRAIAITPNDSELYYLKGMSLYEMVRYKDAIDAFTDAIRQNGNYSLAWFWKGRTSYMMGDYDEAVRSFFKAIEIEPGNTEYWYYRGMALSSRGQYDMAVQHFDKALLIDKNNEKVWSARGFAYNMKKQYEPALYSYEQAIVVNPQNAENWINKASVLKAMGKEAEAEVAIDKANLLYKEQEKDISKKIPKTPMQFTS; encoded by the coding sequence ATGAATTATTTCTGTTCATCTCCACGAATCTGCCGTGCGGTTGCTCTGTCCTGGCTGATTCTGCTCCTGTCTGTCCTGCTTACCGGATGCATGAGCACAGGGGAGTGGAAGGAGAAAGGGCAGAAGGATTTTCAGAATGGCAAATACTCTGAGGCAATATCAGCCTACGATCGGGCTATAGCCATCACTCCAAATGATAGTGAACTCTACTACCTGAAAGGTATGTCATTGTATGAGATGGTACGGTACAAGGATGCGATTGATGCGTTTACCGATGCCATTCGCCAGAATGGGAACTATTCCCTGGCCTGGTTCTGGAAAGGGCGTACCAGTTATATGATGGGCGATTATGATGAGGCTGTCAGATCGTTCTTTAAAGCAATTGAGATAGAACCCGGAAACACCGAATACTGGTATTATCGTGGGATGGCACTCTCAAGCCGTGGTCAGTATGACATGGCAGTTCAACATTTTGACAAGGCTCTGCTCATCGATAAGAATAATGAGAAGGTCTGGAGTGCCCGCGGGTTTGCATATAATATGAAAAAACAGTATGAACCGGCGCTGTACTCATATGAGCAGGCTATCGTTGTCAATCCGCAAAATGCAGAGAACTGGATCAATAAAGCATCTGTTCTAAAGGCTATGGGTAAAGAGGCAGAGGCTGAAGTGGCGATTGATAAGGCAAATCTTCTCTATAAGGAACAGGAGAAGGACATCAGCAAGAAGATCCCCAAAACTCCCATGCAGTTTACATCCTGA
- the ndk gene encoding nucleoside-diphosphate kinase codes for MEQTFLMVKPDGVQRGLVGEIISRFERRGFKLVAAKFERLPDARVMEHYAEHVQKPFFPGLKAYITSGPCFLMVFSGKNIVKISRDMIGATNPAGAAPGTIRGDLALEIGMNVIHGSDSVETAAREIAIHFKPEELASYTRIDEQYLYE; via the coding sequence ATGGAACAGACGTTCCTGATGGTCAAACCTGACGGGGTACAGCGTGGCCTTGTCGGGGAGATCATCTCCCGTTTTGAACGCCGCGGATTCAAACTCGTGGCAGCAAAGTTCGAACGGCTTCCTGATGCCCGAGTTATGGAGCACTATGCAGAGCATGTGCAGAAACCGTTCTTCCCAGGTCTGAAGGCTTACATCACCAGCGGACCCTGTTTCCTGATGGTGTTTTCAGGGAAGAACATCGTGAAGATCAGCAGAGATATGATCGGTGCCACGAATCCTGCCGGGGCAGCCCCCGGAACTATTCGTGGTGATCTGGCTCTTGAGATCGGAATGAATGTCATCCATGGTTCAGACTCAGTAGAGACTGCAGCCAGGGAGATCGCGATTCATTTCAAACCTGAAGAACTTGCATCCTACACCCGCATTGACGAGCAGTATCTTTACGAATAA
- a CDS encoding 50S ribosomal protein L24e, with amino-acid sequence MMQSHVCSFCGEGMEPGTGKMFVRKDGSIFYFCSTKCQKNYKLGRIPRRVSWTAAGRKAMGKG; translated from the coding sequence GTGATGCAATCACACGTTTGTTCGTTTTGTGGTGAGGGTATGGAGCCAGGAACCGGGAAGATGTTTGTCCGAAAGGATGGGTCAATCTTCTACTTCTGCAGCACCAAGTGCCAGAAGAACTACAAACTCGGGCGTATTCCGCGCCGGGTCTCCTGGACTGCAGCCGGCCGCAAGGCGATGGGCAAGGGATAA
- a CDS encoding 30S ribosomal protein S28e — protein sequence MSDATPAEVIEVIGSTGMHGEAMQVKCRILDGPNKGRIITRNTVGPIREGDVLMLLETEREAKKLSRR from the coding sequence ATGTCTGACGCAACGCCCGCCGAAGTGATCGAGGTGATCGGCTCTACGGGCATGCATGGTGAAGCCATGCAGGTCAAGTGCCGGATTCTCGATGGCCCGAATAAGGGTCGAATTATTACCAGGAACACGGTTGGCCCCATCCGAGAAGGGGATGTCCTTATGCTCCTCGAGACCGAGCGTGAGGCAAAGAAACTCTCACGGAGGTGA
- the rpl7ae gene encoding 50S ribosomal protein L7Ae produces MANYVTFEVSDEIQNKALEAVETARETGKIKKGSNEATKAVERGIAQLVLIGGDVEPAEIVMHLGPLCEEKKVPYIFVTKQNDIGAACGLEVGSAAAAVIKPGKAKEIVDEIAGQIAALKAE; encoded by the coding sequence ATGGCAAACTACGTTACCTTTGAAGTTTCTGATGAAATTCAGAACAAGGCACTTGAGGCAGTCGAAACGGCCAGAGAAACCGGCAAGATCAAGAAGGGCTCCAACGAAGCCACCAAGGCTGTCGAGCGCGGGATCGCCCAGCTCGTTCTTATCGGTGGCGACGTTGAGCCGGCTGAGATCGTGATGCACCTTGGTCCTCTCTGTGAAGAGAAGAAGGTTCCGTACATCTTCGTCACCAAACAGAACGACATAGGAGCCGCATGTGGGCTTGAGGTCGGCTCTGCTGCTGCTGCCGTCATAAAACCCGGCAAGGCGAAGGAGATCGTTGACGAGATTGCAGGACAGATTGCTGCGCTTAAGGCCGAGTGA
- a CDS encoding DUF2298 domain-containing protein — protein MITPGDFTLILAWLILIFFLHFSLVPFFQTYFIKVAVPLAFSLSLLLYTLLSYWSALVHLPVQLALIPFFLGMGYTCLQACRENGICEIFRCYSFVTSEWRYYALFIIVFLAMLLLRVYNPDISAAEKFMDHGFISSMMRMPVIPPLDPWFAGGDLSVYYYLGHWMLAALGLTSGVPSPVLFTMALPTIAALAGVNMYGVGHLLLPRLRLLPVVLLFIMNPAFVHLAMAGTEWSKLLWDSTRVIDGTINEYPLFSFIFGDVHAHVLGFFPQTTLILLIILAVTCWKEMQPASRLVLILSSGLTLGSIPPTNTWDVLIQAPLVLITGTILLINSAGSRSEPDHSPSLAGRLVKKVREPVSGRAIIRHFSQGRGALLYLLLVPVIGVLCYLPYYLMMKAQGIGGIAVVPLSTSISEFMLVNGWFILILAVSLLPIFRRSPWLLVIAVPFLVTGYVAAAIPAVLLGAVLVRREGACDLLAGAGLAILVFCEILYLKDNMGDQYFRMNTVFKLYITAWLLFSAATAGMLGRLILPLINSESWSARMVEGAVPLILLLLLLLPAVVTATHAGPHTPTLDGLAWLSVSHPDDLAAVTWLRSQEGNLTLVEAEGGDYGYYSRVSAFTGIPALLGWSFHESMWRNNTPLGWYAQRTTVVRTIYEDPSWCVKLMKMFHIDLLYVGPTEEERYNVTLPDAGLSPAYHQGAVTIYRLA, from the coding sequence ATGATTACTCCCGGGGATTTCACTCTGATCCTTGCATGGTTAATCCTCATATTTTTCCTTCACTTCTCGCTGGTCCCGTTTTTCCAGACCTATTTTATAAAGGTGGCAGTTCCTCTCGCATTCAGTCTTTCACTGTTACTCTATACACTCCTCAGTTACTGGAGTGCCCTGGTGCATCTTCCTGTCCAACTTGCATTGATCCCTTTCTTTCTTGGTATGGGGTACACCTGTCTGCAGGCATGCCGGGAGAATGGAATTTGTGAAATTTTCAGATGCTATTCGTTTGTTACGTCAGAATGGAGATATTATGCCCTTTTCATCATCGTCTTTCTGGCGATGCTGTTGCTCCGCGTCTACAACCCTGATATCAGTGCTGCTGAAAAGTTCATGGATCATGGGTTCATCTCTTCAATGATGCGCATGCCTGTCATCCCGCCCCTTGATCCCTGGTTTGCGGGTGGTGATCTCTCGGTTTATTACTATCTTGGGCACTGGATGCTTGCCGCCCTGGGTCTAACATCAGGAGTTCCTTCACCGGTCCTCTTCACCATGGCACTACCAACGATTGCTGCACTTGCTGGCGTCAACATGTACGGGGTCGGTCATCTTCTCCTTCCCCGTCTTCGCCTCCTCCCTGTGGTGCTGCTTTTCATAATGAACCCTGCTTTTGTTCATCTTGCCATGGCAGGGACTGAATGGAGTAAACTCCTCTGGGACAGTACCCGGGTAATCGACGGGACCATAAATGAATATCCTCTGTTTTCATTCATTTTTGGTGACGTGCATGCGCATGTGCTTGGTTTCTTCCCACAGACAACCCTGATTCTTCTCATCATTCTCGCTGTAACCTGCTGGAAGGAGATGCAGCCGGCTTCCCGGCTGGTCCTGATCCTCTCGTCTGGTCTGACACTTGGTTCAATCCCGCCCACGAACACCTGGGATGTCCTTATCCAGGCCCCTCTGGTTCTCATCACCGGAACCATCCTGCTGATTAATTCAGCCGGTTCTCGTTCAGAGCCTGATCATTCTCCTTCTCTGGCAGGAAGACTTGTTAAGAAAGTCAGAGAGCCTGTGTCCGGAAGAGCGATCATCAGACATTTTTCCCAGGGAAGGGGGGCACTTCTCTACCTTCTGTTGGTGCCGGTAATTGGTGTCCTCTGTTATCTTCCCTATTATCTGATGATGAAAGCACAGGGAATTGGGGGGATCGCAGTAGTTCCTCTGTCGACTTCGATATCTGAATTTATGCTTGTGAACGGATGGTTCATCCTTATACTTGCGGTTTCCCTCCTCCCCATCTTCAGGCGTTCGCCCTGGCTTCTTGTCATTGCTGTGCCGTTTCTGGTAACCGGATATGTTGCAGCAGCGATACCTGCAGTCCTTCTTGGTGCGGTATTGGTCAGGCGTGAAGGGGCTTGCGATCTCCTGGCTGGTGCAGGTCTTGCGATCCTTGTCTTCTGTGAGATCCTCTATCTCAAGGATAACATGGGCGACCAGTATTTCAGGATGAATACCGTCTTCAAACTCTATATCACCGCCTGGCTGCTCTTCAGTGCTGCCACTGCCGGAATGCTTGGAAGGCTCATCCTCCCTCTGATAAACAGTGAGTCATGGTCAGCACGAATGGTTGAGGGTGCAGTTCCGCTGATTCTTCTGCTCCTTCTTCTGCTTCCGGCAGTGGTCACTGCCACTCATGCAGGGCCGCATACCCCGACTCTTGATGGACTTGCCTGGCTTTCAGTCTCCCATCCGGACGACCTTGCAGCGGTTACCTGGCTTCGGTCCCAGGAAGGAAACCTTACCCTTGTTGAGGCTGAAGGGGGAGACTATGGATACTACTCCCGGGTTTCAGCATTCACCGGAATACCTGCACTTCTCGGGTGGTCGTTCCATGAATCAATGTGGCGTAACAATACCCCGCTTGGATGGTATGCTCAAAGGACAACTGTTGTGCGTACAATCTACGAAGATCCGTCATGGTGTGTGAAACTCATGAAGATGTTTCACATCGATCTTCTGTACGTGGGGCCGACAGAAGAGGAACGCTACAATGTCACCCTCCCTGATGCCGGTCTCTCACCAGCGTATCATCAGGGTGCGGTCACGATATACCGTCTGGCCTGA
- a CDS encoding lysylphosphatidylglycerol synthase transmembrane domain-containing protein produces the protein MYRKIVALVLSLLLAVGIIGAMLWRVWGDLNATLQYLHPLYLVPAILICVAAWFSRGWRYKIILARLTVIVPTLFATACIYLSQTVNLLVPARLGDLIRIILVRHEYDSTVSQGLSSIVVERVFDIITVAFLGLISILFVINVPEWALSLIAIPLILGALFFGILLFMGRFSSENKYVGYILTMLAEVKEASLTPSSALLLFFSSIAIWIMDTIICVSVATMFNQEIPLAVVLLAIVAGNLVKAVPITPGGLGTYEASLAIIFELSGVAPATATLIAVIDHLIKNLITVIGGVASIFYFGNWVVPEMMASIKRRLSDNGDEDV, from the coding sequence ATGTACCGTAAAATTGTTGCTCTCGTGCTCTCTCTTCTTCTGGCTGTCGGGATCATCGGTGCAATGCTCTGGCGGGTCTGGGGTGATCTAAATGCAACGCTTCAGTATCTGCATCCTCTGTATCTCGTTCCTGCTATACTGATCTGTGTCGCTGCATGGTTCTCAAGAGGATGGCGATACAAGATCATTCTTGCCAGACTCACCGTAATTGTGCCGACGCTCTTTGCGACTGCCTGCATATATCTCTCACAGACTGTCAATCTTCTCGTTCCGGCAAGGTTAGGTGATCTAATCAGGATTATTCTTGTGAGGCACGAGTATGATTCAACTGTTTCACAAGGGCTCTCCTCGATTGTTGTTGAACGGGTGTTTGACATCATCACAGTTGCATTTCTGGGTCTGATCTCGATCCTTTTTGTTATCAATGTTCCAGAATGGGCACTCTCGCTCATTGCGATCCCCCTGATCCTTGGGGCATTGTTCTTTGGCATTCTCCTCTTCATGGGTCGTTTTTCTTCAGAGAATAAGTACGTCGGATACATTCTGACTATGCTTGCCGAGGTAAAGGAAGCCTCCCTCACCCCTTCCTCTGCTCTTCTGCTCTTCTTCTCATCGATTGCCATCTGGATCATGGATACGATTATCTGTGTCTCGGTTGCAACGATGTTTAATCAGGAGATTCCACTAGCAGTTGTTCTGCTCGCGATAGTTGCTGGAAATTTGGTAAAAGCTGTTCCGATAACTCCCGGGGGCCTTGGGACCTATGAGGCCTCTCTTGCTATTATTTTTGAGTTGTCAGGAGTTGCCCCAGCGACTGCGACACTAATTGCGGTGATCGATCATCTCATCAAAAACCTGATCACAGTAATCGGTGGAGTTGCATCGATCTTCTACTTTGGAAACTGGGTCGTCCCTGAGATGATGGCAAGCATCAAGCGCCGTTTGTCAGATAACGGGGATGAGGATGTATGA
- a CDS encoding glycosyltransferase family 2 protein, which produces MNSITESIVSVVIPVYNDLSALQDAIPLTLKVMEEFCSGFEIIIAEDASTDGSAECAASWQEKDSRVIHLHRDQRLGRGSALTTAAIQAKGEIFCYFDVDLATDMSYLPMLIRAVAEGADVATGSRLLSDSNITRSLGREVKSRGYNWLVRFILRSRLKDHQCGFKAFKKESLLSLLPDIRDTHWFWDTEVLVCAQRKGYLIAEIPVIWREGPGTTVKSQDIWKMGRSILNLWWRLHVP; this is translated from the coding sequence GTGAATAGTATTACTGAATCAATCGTATCCGTAGTCATTCCTGTCTATAATGACCTTTCAGCCCTTCAGGATGCCATTCCGCTTACCCTTAAGGTGATGGAAGAGTTTTGTTCAGGGTTTGAGATCATTATTGCTGAAGATGCTAGCACAGATGGGTCTGCTGAATGCGCTGCCTCATGGCAGGAAAAAGACTCACGGGTTATTCACCTGCACCGTGACCAGCGGCTTGGTCGCGGGTCTGCCCTGACTACTGCTGCCATACAGGCAAAAGGAGAAATTTTCTGCTACTTCGATGTTGATCTTGCAACAGATATGTCATATCTTCCCATGCTCATCAGGGCAGTTGCCGAGGGTGCAGACGTTGCGACCGGATCGCGACTTCTGTCTGATAGCAATATCACCCGTAGCCTGGGCCGGGAGGTCAAGAGCCGCGGATACAACTGGCTTGTCCGGTTTATTCTCCGAAGCAGACTGAAGGACCATCAGTGCGGATTCAAGGCATTCAAAAAAGAGAGTCTTCTATCACTTCTGCCGGATATTCGGGATACACACTGGTTTTGGGATACTGAAGTGCTGGTTTGTGCACAAAGAAAGGGATATCTGATTGCAGAGATACCGGTTATCTGGCGGGAAGGGCCTGGAACTACGGTCAAGTCACAGGATATCTGGAAGATGGGTCGCTCAATATTGAACCTCTGGTGGAGACTTCATGTACCGTAA
- a CDS encoding NAD(P)/FAD-dependent oxidoreductase, producing the protein MRIGIIGGGLAGLVAGYSLADAYDVVIFEQEPELGGLLSSYRNERYAIERFYHHFFSGDTVLMTLLDELGLSDEIIWLSGSTGSFTDGDIHPLTTPFEILRYPYLSIIDKARLGLFTKQASHMDMAPLDTITAHDFIISKLGERIYHSFFEPLLKSKFGQNADLVSAAWLISRVAIRSDRGVAGERLGYINGGFSVLIDRLTGAARDKGCVIRTEVPVTSVVQVSASPDPGWEINGEFFDMVIGTVSPRLLQNLGVPGIPSIPYQGAACLTLALSRDVTDGIYWLNITDPAPYGAVVSHTNFAPFEWYGEHLVYLASYFSGDPDPSLQEKMLSDFCTKFSVDPKEVHWSRIAIDRDAGPLYLTGYMNNLTNPAVPGLYLAGMFSPENYPERSIEGSMKAALRVVEGIQNRE; encoded by the coding sequence ATGAGGATAGGCATCATAGGCGGAGGCCTTGCAGGTCTTGTCGCCGGGTACTCGCTCGCAGATGCATATGATGTGGTCATATTTGAGCAGGAACCTGAACTTGGCGGCCTGCTCTCTTCGTACAGGAATGAACGGTATGCTATCGAACGGTTCTATCATCACTTCTTCTCCGGTGATACAGTTCTGATGACTCTGCTTGATGAACTTGGACTTTCAGACGAAATTATCTGGCTTTCAGGATCTACAGGCTCGTTTACGGATGGGGACATTCACCCATTGACCACCCCGTTTGAGATCCTTCGCTATCCGTATCTGAGCATCATAGACAAGGCAAGGCTTGGGCTCTTTACCAAACAGGCATCGCATATGGATATGGCTCCACTTGATACCATCACAGCACACGATTTTATCATTTCTAAACTGGGTGAGCGAATATATCATTCATTCTTCGAGCCTCTTCTCAAATCTAAGTTTGGTCAGAATGCTGATCTTGTATCTGCTGCCTGGCTTATCAGTCGTGTGGCTATCAGATCTGATCGTGGAGTGGCAGGTGAACGGCTGGGGTATATTAATGGCGGATTTTCTGTCCTGATTGATCGGCTTACAGGTGCTGCCCGAGATAAAGGGTGTGTTATCCGCACTGAAGTTCCGGTAACCTCCGTAGTTCAGGTGAGTGCATCACCAGATCCTGGCTGGGAGATCAACGGTGAGTTTTTTGATATGGTGATCGGGACAGTCAGCCCCCGTCTTCTTCAGAATCTCGGCGTTCCTGGTATCCCGTCAATTCCGTACCAGGGGGCAGCATGTCTGACCCTCGCGCTCTCCCGTGATGTGACTGATGGTATTTACTGGCTGAACATCACTGACCCTGCCCCATATGGAGCTGTGGTTTCACATACAAATTTTGCCCCGTTTGAGTGGTACGGGGAACATCTGGTATATCTTGCCTCTTATTTCTCAGGTGATCCTGATCCTTCTCTTCAGGAGAAGATGCTATCTGATTTCTGCACAAAATTTTCTGTAGATCCTAAAGAGGTACATTGGAGCCGGATTGCCATCGATCGCGATGCCGGTCCGCTGTATCTTACCGGATATATGAATAATCTTACCAATCCGGCTGTGCCAGGACTGTACCTAGCAGGGATGTTCTCACCAGAGAACTACCCTGAGCGGAGTATTGAAGGCTCTATGAAGGCAGCCCTGCGAGTCGTGGAGGGTATCCAAAACCGTGAATAG
- a CDS encoding tubulin/FtsZ family protein, producing MKVFFIGFGQAGGKIVDKFIEFDQRASGGSFRAIAVNTARTDLMGLQNLEFEDRVLIGQTTVKGHGVGTDNDTGAQITFDEIDIVMNAIDRKGIGETEAFIIVAGLGGGTGSGGAPVLARHLKKIYTEPVYVLAILPAPEEGRLYSYNAARSLATLVKEADNVILFDNSAWKNEGESIKGAFDRLNEEIVRRFGLLFRAGEVGSLGHVGEMVVDSSEIINTLKGGGISSVGYAISEVGTQASEPEMGLLGRVLRRNQVEERRPEDKLMGEDRTSRVLSLVRRAMLGRLTLPCEYSTASRALVLVAGPPDELDRKGIEKAKSWVEENIAGVEVRGGDFPAQSRFVAAVVLLASIADAPRVTKLLEIAKETKATSERIDEENKIKLDESIEPLFE from the coding sequence ATGAAAGTATTCTTTATCGGATTCGGTCAGGCAGGAGGCAAAATCGTTGACAAGTTCATCGAGTTTGACCAGAGAGCCTCGGGAGGAAGCTTCCGGGCAATTGCAGTCAATACTGCTCGTACTGATCTCATGGGACTTCAGAACCTCGAGTTTGAAGATCGGGTTCTTATCGGTCAGACAACTGTAAAAGGGCATGGAGTAGGAACAGACAACGATACCGGTGCCCAGATAACCTTCGATGAGATCGACATCGTGATGAATGCTATTGATCGGAAAGGGATCGGAGAGACAGAAGCGTTCATCATTGTTGCAGGCCTCGGAGGAGGTACCGGTTCCGGTGGTGCTCCTGTCCTCGCCAGGCATCTGAAGAAGATCTATACAGAACCAGTTTACGTATTAGCAATACTTCCTGCACCTGAAGAAGGCAGATTGTATTCATACAATGCAGCACGAAGCCTTGCTACCCTTGTGAAAGAAGCGGATAACGTAATCCTTTTTGATAATAGTGCATGGAAAAACGAGGGAGAGAGCATCAAAGGAGCCTTTGACCGGCTGAATGAGGAGATCGTTCGCAGGTTCGGGCTTCTCTTCCGAGCCGGAGAGGTCGGATCCCTGGGCCACGTTGGTGAGATGGTGGTTGACTCCAGTGAGATCATCAACACACTCAAAGGCGGGGGTATAAGTTCAGTTGGATATGCCATCAGTGAGGTAGGAACTCAGGCATCTGAACCAGAAATGGGACTGTTAGGGCGGGTTTTACGCAGGAATCAGGTCGAGGAGCGACGTCCCGAGGACAAACTGATGGGCGAAGACCGAACTTCGCGCGTTCTTTCGCTGGTTCGGAGGGCAATGCTTGGAAGGCTAACACTTCCTTGTGAATACTCCACAGCAAGTCGTGCCCTGGTGCTGGTAGCCGGACCACCTGATGAACTGGATCGAAAGGGTATCGAGAAAGCAAAGAGTTGGGTCGAAGAGAACATCGCCGGTGTTGAGGTGAGGGGAGGAGACTTCCCTGCACAGAGCAGATTTGTTGCAGCAGTGGTTCTCCTTGCATCCATCGCTGATGCACCGCGTGTCACAAAACTCCTCGAAATTGCCAAGGAGACCAAAGCCACATCAGAACGGATTGATGAAGAGAATAAGATCAAACTCGATGAGAGTATCGAACCGTTGTTTGAATGA
- a CDS encoding flippase activity-associated protein Agl23, whose amino-acid sequence MCACSLKDRLSLSPFRIFILIFLLGLMVRIILPEVKLLHHDEAIHAWFTYDLITKGTYLYDPMYHGPLLYYLTGTAFLLFKDSDMIVRFLPGLFGAAIIPLFWILYREGWVKCNHALVGALFFALSPCMVYFSRFLRHDIFQLFFTVALLVFLLMYFDKGRWQYAAVAAVCAACGLCLKEDMPFTLLIFGSFFLIMLLNGRIALPLTWRRDLGAGLLIMVAIGATCYTTFFTHPEMFIQAPFKAIEHWMGIHGQCRLCGGPYWYLLILGLYEVPIALLAGVAVWQYGIREKGFAEVRIGIASYLKQLKGGGGFFKPYVGIGDRSRFFFLLALYWTVLSMIFYGYVGEKVPWLIIHQLFPMILLAAYDVQSRVKFIAVGIACVFLCVMMVHVCYTPADINEPMVQVQNSEDMREVMKLIDNSYSVVVATESYWPLPWYYRGDKWDKISFYGHKVEPSVFESKHPDLVITHDTESYPDLPGYEKKQYKLSYWFSWYDNKDRVPMYYLFRDGKTGSINLDVFVKEKSGSSIVQ is encoded by the coding sequence ATGTGTGCCTGCAGTCTGAAAGATCGTCTTTCACTCTCTCCGTTCAGGATATTTATCCTCATCTTCCTTCTCGGGCTTATGGTTCGGATCATACTCCCAGAAGTAAAACTTCTTCATCATGACGAAGCGATCCATGCCTGGTTTACATACGATCTGATCACAAAGGGAACGTACCTGTATGATCCGATGTACCACGGGCCTCTTCTTTACTATCTGACTGGAACGGCTTTTCTGCTGTTTAAGGATTCTGACATGATTGTCAGGTTTCTTCCCGGGTTGTTCGGGGCAGCAATCATTCCTCTGTTCTGGATATTATATCGGGAAGGATGGGTAAAATGCAATCATGCCCTTGTCGGGGCGTTGTTCTTTGCGCTATCTCCATGTATGGTATACTTCTCCCGCTTTCTGAGGCATGACATCTTTCAACTCTTCTTCACGGTGGCATTGCTCGTTTTTCTTCTCATGTACTTTGATAAAGGAAGGTGGCAGTATGCAGCCGTTGCAGCAGTGTGTGCGGCATGCGGACTCTGCTTAAAGGAGGATATGCCCTTTACTCTCCTGATATTTGGTTCATTCTTCCTGATCATGCTCCTTAACGGACGGATTGCCCTTCCCCTTACATGGAGAAGGGATCTTGGTGCAGGACTCCTGATCATGGTGGCTATCGGGGCAACATGCTATACCACCTTCTTTACTCATCCAGAAATGTTTATTCAGGCACCTTTCAAGGCTATTGAGCACTGGATGGGCATACATGGACAATGTAGGCTTTGTGGAGGTCCATACTGGTACCTCCTAATTCTGGGATTGTACGAGGTACCTATTGCCCTGCTTGCCGGAGTAGCAGTGTGGCAATATGGAATCCGCGAGAAGGGATTCGCTGAAGTGAGAATTGGGATTGCCTCATATCTGAAGCAGCTGAAGGGTGGTGGCGGATTCTTCAAACCGTATGTTGGGATTGGAGATCGGTCCCGGTTTTTCTTTCTTCTTGCCCTGTACTGGACAGTCCTTTCCATGATCTTTTACGGGTATGTTGGTGAGAAAGTTCCTTGGCTTATTATTCATCAGCTCTTTCCGATGATCCTGCTTGCAGCCTATGATGTGCAGTCGCGTGTCAAGTTCATTGCAGTTGGTATTGCCTGTGTCTTCCTGTGTGTTATGATGGTGCATGTCTGCTATACACCGGCTGATATCAATGAACCTATGGTTCAGGTGCAGAACAGCGAGGATATGCGGGAGGTGATGAAGTTGATCGATAATTCATACTCTGTTGTGGTTGCCACTGAATCTTATTGGCCTCTTCCCTGGTATTATCGTGGAGACAAATGGGATAAGATCTCCTTCTACGGACACAAGGTCGAGCCTTCTGTGTTTGAATCAAAGCATCCTGATCTTGTGATCACCCATGATACTGAAAGTTACCCTGATCTGCCAGGATATGAGAAGAAGCAGTATAAACTCAGTTACTGGTTCTCGTGGTATGATAACAAGGATCGGGTTCCTATGTACTATCTCTTCAGGGATGGCAAGACTGGAAGCATCAATCTTGATGTCTTTGTAAAAGAAAAATCAGGCTCAAGCATTGTTCAATAA